In one window of Enoplosus armatus isolate fEnoArm2 chromosome 7, fEnoArm2.hap1, whole genome shotgun sequence DNA:
- the LOC139287488 gene encoding semaphorin-4E, producing the protein MSLLSALSIVCGLMLHVSCSALDTHYCVPRKTVPYENELKLFREEGVFNYSTMLMRDDLGVLLLGAREAIYALDINNISVRKAAVYWRVTEEKQRECTYKGKHAEVECRNYIRTLHRVNDTAMYVCGTNAFSPTCDYMTFANGQLRLEGKQEEGKGKCPFDPFQRYSSLMVGKDLYSATSINFLGSEPVVLRSSDLALRTEFKSSWLSEPNFVYMDFVGESFDSPDGDDDKVYLFFSENAMEYDFYSKVAVSRVARVCKGDMGGQRTLQRKWTSFLKARLDCSLPEPSLPPIVQDVFLLKHDDWRKSVFYAVFTPQSSLSQASAVCAYSVSSIRDIFNEGKFKTPVAVETSHVKWVMYTGEVPVPRPGACINNVARKMGMNRSLDLPDKTLQFIRDRPLMDEAVRPLTGGPLLVKRGALLTRIVVDSVLAVDGRRYAVMFIGTENGYVQKAVNYAGEMFIIEEIQLFETSVPINILRLSSSKGRLYAGSAFGAIQMPVSNCSRYDTCVDCILARDPYCAWDFTLGQCSSVHSLASSSNNATQSLTEGDVSQCPQPDPVAAVDFTLVPGNNIQLPCQLHSNLAQVLWRFSDQTLHSNSKYYIYSGGLLILGASESDAGLYTCDSVEQINGRTYNRTVAVYRLQLYSGQGAGASATPGNEVTNSSDSIHSLNTAAPVPVPDPDNEDPLPPENQSDAGRVTRLEVAVALLSLLCLSLMGVIFWIWGRGRWECLKIAQRSSESEGKRQSAEYMHIQNRTSEIKLLGPESVRPCSANNNHSAVDFKGNGEHHFTPMANISSLDGLGYINDESEI; encoded by the exons ATGTCTCTTCTCTCAGCCCTGAGCATCGTCTGTGGATTGATGCTCCATGTTTCATGTAGTGCACTCGACACTCACTACTGTGTCCCACGAAAGACTGTCCCCTACGAGA ACGAGCTGAAGTTGTTCAGAGAAGAAGGGGTCTTCAACTACTCCACCATGCTAATGAGAGACGACCTgggtgtgctgctgctgggggcCAGAGAGGCCATATATGCTCTGGACATCAACAACATCTCTGTCAGAAAGGCTGCG GTGTATTGGCGAGTTACcgaggagaagcagagggagtgCACGTACAAAGGAAAACATGCTGAG GTGGAATGCCGTAACTACATTCGAACCCTGCACAGAGTGAATGACACCgcgatgtatgtgtgtggcacAAATGCCTTTAGCCCCACCTGTGATTATATG ACGTTTGCTAATggacagctgaggctggagggaaagcaggaggagggaaaggggaAGTGTCCTTTTGATCCCTTCCAGAGATACTCCTCCCTCATGGTTG GAAAAGACCTGTATTCTGCTACATCCATCAACTTCTTGGGCTCTGAGCCTGTGGTTCTGCGCAGCTCAGACTTGGCCCTCCGCACTGAGTTTAAAAGCTCCTGGCTCAGTG AGCCAAACTTTGTCTACATGGACTTTGTGGGTGAGAGCTTTGACAGTCccgatggtgatgatgataagGTGTACTTGTTCTTCAGTGAGAATGCCATGGAGTACGACTTCTACAGCAAAGTTGCGGTGTCTCGAGTGGCCCGTGTCTGCAAG gGGGATATGGGCGGCCAGCGGACACTGCAGAGGAAATGGACGTCGTTCCTGAAAGCTCGTCTGGATTGTTCCCTCCCTGAACCCAGCCTGCCCCCCATTGTCCAGGATGTCTTCCTTCTGAAGCACGATGACTGGAGGAAGAGCGTCTTCTACGCTGTCTTTACTCCACAGTC GAGCTTGTCCCAGGCATCTGCAGTATGTGCATACAGTGTGTCTTCCATTCGAGATATTTTCAACGAGGGCAAGTTTAAGACACCTGTTGCTGTGGAGACCTCTCACGTCAAGTGGGTGATGTACACTGGAGAGGTGCCAGTCCCCAGACCAGGAGCG TGCATCAATAATGTGGCACGTAAGATGGGAATGAATCGCTCTCTGGACCTTCCTGACAAAACCCTCCAGTTCATCAGGGACCGGCCCCTCATGGACGAGGCTGTTCGCCCTCTGACAGGAGGGCCGCTGCTGGTCAAGAGGGGAGCTTTGCTGACTCGGATTGTAGTGGACAGCGTGTTGGCAGTGGACGGACGGAGATATGCCGTCATGTTCATTGGCACTG AAAACGGTTACGTTCAGAAGGCTGTAAACTACGCTGGAGAGATGTTCATCATTGAGGAGATTCAATTGTTCGAAACCTCGGTGCCTATTAACATCCTGCGCCTCTCATCCAGCAAG GGCCGACTGTATGCAGGTTCAGCGTTTGGTGCTATCCAGATGCCAGTCAGTAACTGCAGCCGCTATGACACTTGTGTGGACTGCATCCTGGCCAGGGATCCTTACTGTGCCTGGGACTTCACCCTTGGGCAGTGCTCCTCAGTCCACAGCTTAGCATCCTCCTCAAACAATGCAACACAGAGTCTGACGGAGGGAGACGTCTCACAATGTCCTCAGCCAG atCCAGTAGCAGCTGTGGACTTTACCCTAGTTCCAGGGAACAACATCCAGCTGCCCTGCCAGCTCCACTCCAACTTGGCGCAGGTTCTGTGGCGATTCTCTGACCAAACACTGCACTCCAACAGCAAATACTACATCTACAGCGGGGGCCTCCTCATCCTGGGGGCCTCTGAATCGGACGCCGGCCTGTACACCTGTGACTCCGTAGAGCAGATCAATGGCAGGACATACAACCGGACTGTGGCGGTTTATCGATTACAGCTGTACTCTGGCCAAGGAGCAGGGGCCAGCGCTACTCCTGGCAACGAGGTGACAAATTCCTCGGACTCTATTCACAGTCTGAATACGGCTGCACCAGTGCCGGTGCCAGACCCGGACAATGAGGACCCGCTGCCCCCCGAGAATCAAAGCGACGCTGGCAGGGTGACTCGTTTGGAGGTGGCCGTGGCTCTGCTGTCGCTGCTTTGTCTCTCCCTCATGGGGGTCATATTTTGGATCTGGGGTCGAGGACGTTGGGAATGCTTGAAGATTGCGCAGCGCTCCAGTGAAAGCGAGGGGAAAAGGCAGTCCGCCGAGTACATGCACATCCAGAACAGAACTTCAGAGATAAAGCTCCTGGGCCCTGAATCTGTAAGACCTTGCAGTGCCAATAATAATCACTCTGCTGTTGACTTCAAAGGGAACGGGGAGCACCACTTCACACCTATGGCCAACATTTCAAGTCTGGACGGCCTGGGATACATAAATGATGAGTCAGAGATTTGA